From the Rhodoferax sp. WC2427 genome, one window contains:
- a CDS encoding alpha/beta fold hydrolase, translated as MPTVTTQDNTPLYVKDWGTGRPVILLHGWPLSADSWDDQAMEIAEAGYRAITYDRRGFGRSGQPWSGYDYDTLADDLAAVVRYAGAANTTLVGFSMGGGEVARYMSRHGGQGVVQTALVSSVLPFRLQTPDNPEGAPQAGFASIAEALREDRAGFYTDFFNDFFGVGILSQPVSDELLAWARNTAMQASLRATLECLESFSSTDFRPDLPAFKVPTLIIHGTEDRTVPIASSARPTAQEIGTSTLLEYEDAPHGLFATHKERLTHDLLAFLGK; from the coding sequence ATGCCCACCGTCACCACCCAGGACAACACCCCGCTGTACGTCAAGGACTGGGGCACGGGCCGCCCGGTCATCCTGCTGCACGGCTGGCCGCTGTCGGCCGACAGCTGGGACGACCAGGCCATGGAAATCGCCGAGGCGGGCTACCGCGCCATCACCTACGACCGGCGCGGCTTTGGCCGGTCGGGCCAGCCCTGGAGCGGCTACGACTACGACACCCTGGCCGACGACCTGGCGGCGGTGGTCCGCTACGCGGGCGCGGCCAACACCACGCTGGTGGGCTTCTCGATGGGCGGCGGTGAGGTGGCGCGCTACATGTCGCGCCACGGCGGCCAGGGCGTGGTGCAAACCGCGCTGGTGTCGTCCGTGCTGCCGTTTCGCCTGCAAACGCCCGACAACCCCGAGGGCGCACCGCAGGCCGGGTTTGCCTCCATCGCCGAGGCGCTGCGCGAAGACCGGGCGGGCTTTTACACCGACTTCTTCAACGACTTCTTTGGCGTGGGCATCCTCAGCCAACCGGTCAGCGACGAGCTGCTGGCCTGGGCCCGCAACACCGCCATGCAGGCCAGCCTGCGCGCCACGCTGGAATGCCTGGAATCCTTCAGCAGCACCGACTTCCGCCCCGACCTGCCCGCCTTCAAGGTGCCCACGCTGATCATCCACGGCACCGAAGACCGCACCGTGCCCATCGCCAGCTCGGCCCGGCCCACGGCGCAAGAAATCGGCACCTCCACCCTGCTGGAATACGAAGACGCACCGCACGGCCTGTTTGCCACCCACAAAGAGCGGCTGACGCACGACCTGCTGGCGTTTCTGGGCAAATAA
- a CDS encoding SPFH domain-containing protein, whose translation MALMDFIRKQFIDIIQWTEDSDGTLAWRFPMADMEIQNGASLTVRASQVAIFINEGQVADVFGPGTYKLTTQTLPVLTYLKNWDKLFESPFKSDVYFFSTRQQIDQKWGTPQPITIRDKDFGAVRLRAFGNYSFRVADPALFHTEISGTRDAYGVADLDGQLRGLVLQNISTAIASSGVPFLDLAANQHAFAQALTIQLVPEFAKIGLHLDGMTVQNLSLPEDLQKVLDQKIGMGMVGNDMGKFMQYQTAQAIPKFAEGAGGGGGVAGDAMGLGAGVALGQVLAQNLQAGLQGSAAPAAPAAPVGMQPGEVMATLEKLGELKTKGILTQEEFDAKKTELLKKLV comes from the coding sequence ATGGCCTTGATGGACTTCATCCGCAAACAGTTCATAGACATCATCCAGTGGACGGAGGACAGCGACGGCACCTTGGCCTGGCGCTTCCCGATGGCCGACATGGAAATCCAGAACGGGGCCTCCCTCACGGTACGGGCCTCGCAGGTGGCGATTTTCATCAACGAAGGCCAGGTGGCCGACGTGTTTGGCCCCGGCACCTACAAGCTGACCACCCAGACCCTGCCGGTCCTGACCTACCTGAAGAACTGGGACAAGCTGTTCGAGTCGCCTTTTAAAAGCGACGTGTACTTCTTCAGCACCCGCCAGCAGATCGACCAGAAATGGGGCACGCCCCAGCCCATCACCATCCGCGACAAGGACTTTGGTGCGGTGCGCCTGCGCGCCTTTGGCAACTACAGCTTCCGCGTGGCCGACCCGGCCCTGTTCCACACCGAAATCTCCGGCACCCGCGACGCGTACGGCGTGGCCGATCTGGACGGCCAGCTGCGCGGTCTGGTGCTGCAAAACATCAGCACCGCCATTGCCAGCAGCGGCGTCCCGTTTCTGGACCTGGCGGCCAACCAGCACGCGTTTGCCCAGGCGCTGACCATCCAGCTGGTGCCCGAATTCGCCAAGATCGGCCTGCACCTGGACGGCATGACGGTGCAAAACCTGTCACTGCCCGAAGACCTGCAAAAAGTGCTGGACCAGAAAATCGGCATGGGCATGGTGGGCAACGACATGGGCAAGTTCATGCAGTACCAGACGGCGCAGGCCATCCCCAAATTTGCCGAAGGCGCGGGTGGCGGTGGCGGCGTGGCGGGCGATGCCATGGGCCTGGGCGCGGGCGTGGCCCTGGGCCAGGTGCTGGCGCAGAACCTGCAGGCCGGTTTGCAGGGCAGCGCCGCCCCTGCGGCCCCCGCAGCCCCCGTGGGCATGCAACCCGGCGAAGTCATGGCCACGCTGGAGAAGCTGGGCGAGCTCAAGACCAAGGGCATCCTGACGCAGGAAGAGTTTGATGCCAAGAAGACGGAACTGCTGAAAAAGCTGGTTTAA
- the ygiD gene encoding 4,5-DOPA dioxygenase extradiol, protein MTRRHLFQTALALIAAHPLAKAAAAAAQPPARGKMPVLFIGHGSPMNALRDTPFTRHLAQLGRELPRPRAILVVSAHWAAEQPMLSATAQPETIYDFGGFPQALYQVRYPSPGQPALARQLARSLPNAAVDGQRGLDHGAWTVLHHLYPQADIPVLQLAMPTRIRMDGHVALATGLRALRNEGVLVLASGNIVHNLRLATDAPDTPVYDWAQTFDGMAAAALLQRDMPILLAQDKAQHPLWRMAHPSIEHYLPLLYALGASTEADKISFPFQGFEEATLSMRSVRFG, encoded by the coding sequence ATGACCCGCCGCCACCTCTTCCAAACCGCCCTGGCCCTGATCGCCGCCCACCCGCTGGCCAAAGCGGCCGCCGCAGCTGCCCAGCCGCCCGCGCGCGGCAAGATGCCGGTGCTGTTCATCGGCCACGGCTCGCCCATGAATGCGCTGCGCGACACGCCTTTCACCCGGCACCTGGCCCAGCTGGGGCGCGAGCTGCCGCGGCCCCGGGCGATTCTGGTGGTGTCGGCGCACTGGGCGGCCGAGCAGCCGATGCTCAGTGCCACCGCCCAGCCCGAGACGATTTACGACTTTGGCGGCTTTCCCCAGGCGCTCTACCAGGTACGCTACCCCAGCCCCGGCCAGCCCGCGCTGGCCCGGCAGCTCGCCCGCAGCCTGCCGAATGCCGCGGTAGACGGCCAGCGCGGCCTGGACCACGGCGCCTGGACGGTGCTGCACCACCTCTACCCCCAGGCCGATATTCCCGTGCTCCAGCTGGCCATGCCCACCCGCATCCGCATGGACGGGCACGTGGCCCTGGCCACCGGGCTGCGCGCACTGCGCAACGAGGGCGTGCTGGTGCTGGCCAGCGGCAATATCGTGCACAACCTGCGCCTGGCCACCGACGCACCCGACACCCCGGTGTACGACTGGGCGCAAACATTCGACGGCATGGCCGCTGCGGCCTTGCTGCAGCGCGACATGCCCATCCTGCTGGCGCAAGACAAGGCCCAACACCCGCTGTGGCGCATGGCCCACCCCAGCATCGAACACTATCTGCCCTTGCTCTACGCCCTGGGAGCCAGCACCGAGGCCGACAAGATCAGCTTCCCGTTCCAGGGCTTTGAAGAGGCCACGCTGTCGATGCGCTCGGTGCGGTTCGGGTAG
- a CDS encoding DUF4178 domain-containing protein translates to MATPSPQRAYRAPCPGCGAPVDFLSAQSSHAVCAYCQSTVVRNGETLARIGKMAELFDDHSPLQLQASGTWNNLAFTLVGRLQYKYAEGTWTEWHAVRADGTSAFLGEDNGAYVFTTPLLAQREIPAAEQFLVGATTAINGKTFSVASNQTVSLMAAQGELPHLPALGEPFAMVELRSAEGEVLSVDYGTQPPSLSIGTAVRLEDLQLVGLRSESVKDEKGRQFDCPSCGAPVSVKLASSKSITCGSCHSLIDLTGGIGGELRHAAQDEPVQPLIPLGSQGKLQGVDWQVVGFQHRMGTAPGDDEQFGWEEYLLFNAKRGFLFLVDSTEGWSLVKPATGAPQMAGNGQSATYLGSRYQLKDTYNAETSYVLGEFYWQVQRGQKTSNRDFASGKSLLSMEQSAQEVTWSVGSTVDSSLVATAFKLEGKKDLLQRSDASPLGLGLAGMSPKTVVWILMVVVLLVVVFSSRSNCDPNVENCSSGASSGRTSGGSYGGFSSGGGHK, encoded by the coding sequence GTGGCGACCCCGTCCCCCCAACGCGCCTACCGCGCGCCCTGCCCTGGCTGTGGCGCGCCGGTCGACTTCCTGAGCGCGCAGTCCAGCCACGCCGTCTGCGCCTACTGCCAGAGCACGGTGGTGCGCAACGGCGAGACCCTGGCCCGCATCGGCAAGATGGCCGAGCTGTTCGACGACCACAGCCCCCTGCAGCTGCAGGCCAGCGGCACCTGGAACAACCTGGCCTTCACCCTGGTCGGCCGCCTGCAGTACAAGTACGCCGAGGGCACCTGGACCGAATGGCACGCCGTGCGCGCCGATGGCACCAGCGCCTTCTTGGGCGAAGACAACGGCGCCTACGTCTTCACCACGCCGCTGCTGGCCCAGCGCGAGATCCCGGCCGCCGAGCAGTTCCTCGTGGGGGCCACCACGGCCATCAACGGCAAAACCTTCAGCGTGGCCTCCAACCAGACCGTCTCGCTGATGGCGGCCCAGGGCGAACTGCCGCACCTGCCTGCACTGGGCGAACCCTTTGCGATGGTCGAGCTGCGCAGCGCCGAAGGCGAGGTCCTCAGCGTGGACTACGGCACGCAGCCCCCCAGCCTGTCCATCGGCACGGCGGTGCGGCTGGAAGACCTGCAGCTGGTCGGCCTGCGTAGCGAATCCGTCAAAGACGAGAAGGGCCGCCAGTTCGACTGCCCCAGCTGCGGCGCGCCCGTGTCCGTCAAGCTGGCCAGCAGCAAGAGCATCACCTGCGGGTCGTGCCACAGCCTGATCGACCTGACCGGCGGCATCGGTGGCGAGCTGCGCCACGCCGCGCAGGACGAACCGGTGCAGCCGCTGATCCCGCTGGGCAGCCAGGGCAAGCTGCAGGGCGTGGACTGGCAGGTGGTGGGCTTTCAGCACCGCATGGGCACCGCGCCGGGCGATGACGAGCAGTTTGGCTGGGAGGAGTATTTGCTCTTCAACGCCAAGCGCGGGTTTTTGTTTCTGGTGGACAGCACCGAGGGCTGGAGCCTGGTGAAGCCCGCCACCGGCGCGCCCCAGATGGCCGGTAACGGCCAAAGCGCCACCTACCTGGGCAGCCGCTACCAGCTCAAGGACACCTACAACGCCGAGACCAGCTACGTGCTGGGCGAGTTCTACTGGCAGGTGCAGCGCGGCCAGAAAACCAGCAACCGCGACTTCGCCAGCGGCAAAAGCCTGCTGTCCATGGAGCAGTCGGCGCAGGAAGTCACCTGGTCGGTGGGCAGCACCGTCGACAGCAGCCTGGTAGCCACGGCTTTCAAGCTGGAGGGCAAGAAAGACCTGCTCCAACGCAGCGACGCCAGCCCCTTGGGCCTGGGCCTTGCCGGCATGTCGCCAAAAACGGTGGTGTGGATCCTCATGGTCGTGGTGCTGTTGGTCGTGGTGTTCAGTTCGCGCAGCAACTGCGACCCGAACGTCGAAAACTGCAGTTCCGGTGCATCCAGCGGCCGCACCTCGGGAGGCTCGTACGGCGGGTTCTCCAGCGGTGGCGGACACAAATAA
- a CDS encoding FAD-dependent oxidoreductase: protein MHRRHFLATTALPLLGCAPTQDITGGFTGIHHARGHLLREARAWPAPNTTRRTDVLIAGGGVAGLAAARALRLKGVEDFALLELEDSAGGNSRGGSVGGIACPLGAHYLPVPGDDAPDVQNLLEELGLRQRVAGRWVFDERHLCHSPQERLFLHGAWQDGLLPLQGVDAGTLAQYRQFAGLVAQLRQQAHWTIPLQNQPLAPIQKALAAITFAAYLDQHGLQDSYLRWYLDYCCRDDFGAGTATVSAWAGIHYFASRHGFHAPGTDNAERDGVLTWPEGNAWLTRRLAAPLGDRLHTGQVVLRIAETRQGVEVDAFDTASQTVVRWQARKAIVALPVFIAARVVQNPPDFLAQAAARTTYAPWLVANIHIDKPLHDRPGPAPSWDNVLYGAPGLGYVDAMHQSLRPVPAATVLTYYRALGDVPHGRQQLMEKTWSAWRDAILAELATAHPDLAGKTTRVDITRYGHAMAIPTPAVASQIGLQRLSVERKQLLKTQRLDFAHSDWAGYSVFEEAFTRGHHAGGS, encoded by the coding sequence ATGCACCGCCGCCACTTCCTTGCCACCACCGCCCTGCCCTTGCTGGGCTGCGCGCCCACCCAAGATATCACCGGCGGCTTCACCGGCATCCACCATGCACGCGGCCACCTGCTGCGAGAGGCGCGCGCCTGGCCCGCGCCCAACACCACCCGCCGCACCGACGTGCTGATTGCGGGCGGCGGCGTGGCGGGGCTGGCGGCGGCGCGGGCCTTGCGTCTGAAGGGCGTGGAGGACTTCGCGCTGCTGGAGCTGGAAGATAGCGCGGGCGGCAACAGCCGGGGCGGCAGTGTGGGTGGCATCGCCTGCCCGCTGGGCGCGCACTACCTGCCGGTGCCCGGCGACGATGCGCCAGATGTCCAAAACCTGCTGGAAGAACTGGGCCTGCGCCAGCGTGTGGCAGGGCGCTGGGTCTTTGATGAACGCCACCTGTGCCACAGCCCACAGGAGCGCCTGTTTCTGCACGGCGCGTGGCAAGACGGCCTGCTGCCGCTGCAGGGCGTGGACGCGGGCACGCTGGCGCAGTACCGGCAGTTTGCCGGGTTGGTGGCGCAGTTACGCCAGCAGGCCCACTGGACGATTCCCTTGCAAAATCAGCCTCTAGCGCCCATTCAAAAAGCGCTGGCAGCTATCACTTTCGCAGCATATCTGGACCAGCACGGTCTGCAAGATTCTTACCTGCGCTGGTACCTGGACTACTGCTGCCGCGACGACTTTGGCGCGGGCACGGCCACGGTGTCGGCCTGGGCCGGTATCCACTACTTCGCCAGCCGCCATGGCTTCCATGCGCCCGGCACCGACAACGCCGAGCGCGACGGCGTGCTGACCTGGCCCGAGGGCAACGCCTGGCTGACCCGGCGCCTGGCCGCGCCCCTGGGCGATCGCCTACACACCGGGCAGGTGGTGCTGCGCATCGCCGAGACCCGCCAGGGTGTGGAGGTGGATGCGTTCGACACCGCCAGCCAGACGGTGGTGCGCTGGCAGGCCCGCAAGGCCATCGTCGCCCTGCCGGTGTTCATCGCGGCGCGGGTGGTGCAGAACCCGCCTGACTTTCTGGCCCAGGCCGCCGCCCGCACCACCTACGCGCCCTGGCTGGTGGCCAATATCCACATTGACAAGCCGCTGCACGACCGCCCTGGCCCGGCCCCCAGCTGGGACAACGTGCTGTACGGCGCGCCCGGCCTGGGCTACGTGGATGCCATGCACCAAAGCCTGCGGCCTGTGCCCGCCGCCACGGTGCTCACCTACTACCGCGCGCTGGGCGATGTGCCCCATGGCCGCCAACAACTGATGGAAAAAACCTGGTCCGCCTGGCGCGACGCGATCCTGGCCGAGCTGGCCACCGCCCACCCCGACCTGGCCGGCAAAACCACCCGCGTGGACATCACCCGCTACGGCCATGCCATGGCCATCCCCACCCCCGCAGTTGCAAGCCAAATCGGCCTCCAGCGCTTATCCGTTGAGCGCAAGCAGCTACTAAAAACGCAGCGACTGGATTTTGCGCACAGCGACTGGGCGGGGTACTCGGTGTTTGAGGAAGCATTTACGCGGGGACACCACGCAGGCGGCTCTTGA
- a CDS encoding FadR/GntR family transcriptional regulator yields the protein MKSPLPADAAPSPLRVPQLYELVADRLKKSIQDGSYPPGARLPAERDLATTLGVGRATVREAMGALVNQGVVQTRPNAGSFVRDAALEVMRSAASAPPAPDTSPLSTLAARLAIEPLVAQFAAAVGGRDPDIERLLDRMEHTSDLTDPAQRRAWNEADRQFHQRIAQMSGNPVMVAIAQVVAAAVDEPLWRQLRDHGIHDPARARLYVYEHRLIYEAIATGNAEAAGFYVRQHLERVQKDMLAAG from the coding sequence ATGAAATCCCCTCTGCCCGCCGATGCCGCCCCCTCGCCCCTGCGCGTGCCGCAACTGTACGAACTGGTGGCCGACCGTTTGAAAAAATCCATCCAGGACGGCAGCTACCCACCCGGCGCGCGCCTGCCCGCCGAGCGCGACCTGGCCACCACCCTGGGCGTGGGCCGCGCCACGGTGCGCGAGGCCATGGGCGCGCTGGTCAACCAGGGCGTGGTGCAGACCCGGCCCAACGCGGGCTCTTTTGTGCGCGACGCCGCCCTCGAGGTGATGCGCAGCGCGGCCAGCGCCCCGCCCGCGCCCGATACCAGTCCCTTGTCCACCCTGGCCGCACGGCTGGCCATCGAGCCCCTGGTGGCCCAGTTTGCCGCCGCCGTGGGTGGCCGCGACCCGGACATCGAGCGCCTGCTGGACCGCATGGAACACACCAGCGACCTGACCGACCCCGCCCAGCGCCGCGCCTGGAACGAGGCCGACCGCCAGTTCCACCAACGCATCGCCCAGATGAGCGGCAACCCGGTGATGGTGGCCATCGCCCAGGTGGTCGCCGCAGCGGTGGACGAGCCCCTGTGGCGCCAGCTGCGCGACCACGGCATCCACGACCCGGCCCGTGCCCGGCTCTACGTGTACGAGCACCGCCTGATCTACGAAGCCATCGCCACCGGCAACGCCGAGGCGGCAGGGTTTTACGTGCGGCAGCACCTGGAGCGGGTGCAGAAGGACATGCTGGCGGCGGGCTAA
- a CDS encoding Hsp20/alpha crystallin family protein produces the protein MNALTSRSNNLFDDFFRDMAPGFFIRPLHGDPLPSPAQIKVDVQEDGEAYNVVAELPGVKKEDIQVSVEGSTVTLRAEIKQEDQRKDARTLRSERYFGAVVRSFQLPVEVDASQAQCQYQNGVLTVALPKKANSSVQRLTIN, from the coding sequence ATGAATGCATTGACAAGCCGCAGCAACAACCTGTTTGACGATTTCTTCCGCGATATGGCCCCCGGGTTTTTCATCCGACCGCTGCACGGAGACCCCCTGCCTTCGCCCGCACAGATCAAGGTCGATGTGCAGGAAGACGGCGAAGCCTACAACGTGGTGGCCGAGTTACCGGGTGTTAAAAAAGAGGACATCCAGGTGTCGGTCGAGGGTAGCACCGTAACCCTGCGCGCCGAAATCAAGCAGGAAGACCAGCGCAAAGATGCCCGCACCCTGCGCAGCGAGCGCTACTTTGGCGCGGTGGTCCGCAGCTTCCAGCTCCCGGTGGAGGTGGACGCCAGCCAGGCCCAGTGCCAGTACCAAAACGGTGTGCTGACCGTGGCCTTGCCCAAGAAGGCCAATAGCAGCGTCCAGCGCCTGACCATCAACTGA
- a CDS encoding DUF350 domain-containing protein translates to MVIEWLRPEVVLGSVVYALVGVAIFGLCFVVMDKLTPYKLWEEIIEKQNLALALVVAAMSLGICIIVAAAIH, encoded by the coding sequence ATGGTTATCGAATGGCTACGGCCCGAAGTGGTTTTGGGCTCCGTCGTGTACGCGCTGGTGGGCGTAGCGATTTTTGGGCTGTGCTTTGTGGTGATGGACAAGCTCACGCCCTACAAGCTGTGGGAAGAAATCATTGAAAAGCAGAACCTGGCGCTGGCCCTGGTGGTGGCCGCCATGTCGCTGGGCATCTGCATCATCGTGGCGGCAGCTATCCACTGA
- the lhpH gene encoding trans-3-hydroxy-L-proline dehydratase, translated as MLNLVRTVQTVDAHTGGEPLRILTSGLPAVPGTGILEKRAWLKAHRDDLRQFLMNEPRGHADMYGAYLLPPTTPGADFGVIFIHNEGYSDMCGHGIIALGKVLVELGYVQRTSPLTRIGFDAPAGFIEAFVEWDGQRAGKVTFKNVPAFIYRRDLEVDTPSFGRVRGDIVFGGAFYYYLNAEQAGLTVKPELVRQLIQLGAETKAAVIAQVKIQHPLEPGLDQLYGSIIDSAPNCAGVDQSNVCVFADREVDRSPTGTGTSGRAAQLFLRGQLPLGHTYVNGSIVGSAFEVKVTQAVKVGEFDGALTEVTGSAHIMGHHQWVLEELDPFPTGFFLR; from the coding sequence ATGTTGAACCTTGTCCGTACCGTCCAGACCGTGGACGCGCATACCGGCGGCGAGCCGCTGCGCATCCTGACCTCGGGCCTGCCTGCCGTGCCCGGCACCGGCATTCTGGAAAAGCGTGCCTGGCTCAAAGCCCACCGCGACGACCTGCGCCAGTTTTTGATGAACGAGCCGCGCGGCCATGCCGACATGTACGGCGCCTACCTGCTGCCGCCCACCACGCCGGGCGCGGACTTTGGCGTGATCTTCATCCACAACGAGGGCTACAGCGACATGTGTGGCCACGGCATCATCGCCCTGGGCAAGGTGCTGGTGGAACTGGGCTATGTGCAGCGCACCAGCCCGCTGACGCGCATCGGCTTTGACGCACCGGCGGGCTTCATCGAGGCCTTTGTGGAGTGGGACGGCCAGCGTGCGGGCAAGGTGACGTTCAAGAACGTACCGGCCTTCATCTACCGGCGCGACCTGGAGGTGGACACGCCCAGCTTTGGCCGGGTGCGTGGCGACATCGTGTTTGGCGGGGCGTTCTACTACTACCTCAACGCCGAGCAGGCGGGTTTGACGGTGAAGCCGGAACTGGTCCGTCAACTGATCCAGTTGGGCGCAGAAACCAAGGCCGCGGTTATCGCCCAGGTGAAGATCCAGCACCCGCTGGAGCCGGGGCTGGACCAGCTCTACGGCAGCATCATCGACAGCGCGCCCAACTGTGCCGGGGTGGACCAGTCCAACGTCTGCGTGTTTGCCGACCGCGAGGTCGACCGCTCGCCCACCGGCACCGGTACCTCGGGCCGGGCGGCGCAACTGTTTCTGCGTGGCCAATTGCCGCTGGGGCACACCTATGTGAACGGCAGCATCGTGGGCAGCGCATTCGAGGTCAAGGTGACGCAGGCGGTGAAGGTGGGCGAGTTTGACGGCGCGCTTACCGAGGTCACCGGCAGCGCCCACATCATGGGCCACCACCAGTGGGTGCTGGAAGAGCTGGACCCGTTTCCCACCGGTTTCTTTTTACGCTGA
- a CDS encoding polyamine aminopropyltransferase, with the protein MRAENAGPRPVEVALLASVFIVSACGLVYELAAGALASYLLGDSVLQFSTVIGTYLFAMGVGSYLSRFFERQLPAHFLRIELLVALIGGALPALLFIANAYLPGAFRPLLYSLVLLVGTLVGLEIPLVMRILQRNVALKDLVSQVLTFDYLGALAVSLAFPLLLVPHLGLIRTGLLFGLMNAAVALWALWLFRHDLRQFKAHALACGLTLAALAAAMAAADFITTWAEDKLYQDRVVIATTTPYQRIVVTHGAGEGKAGYRLFLNGNLQFAQRDEYRYHEALVHPVMSAQGAPKKVAVLGGGDGMAVREILKYPGVESITLVELDPAMTHLFQTQPALVQLNGGALLSPKVHIVNTDAFNWLQTTTETFDVVIVDFPDPTNFAIGKLYTNSFYSLLDQRLAASGYAVIQTTSPLVARRSFWTVATTIESVGLTATPYHAHVPSFGEWGYIIASRRSYRMPTTLPEGLRFLSPHSLPALFDFPLDMARVPTEVNRLSNQVLVTTYEAEWGRVAAR; encoded by the coding sequence ATGCGGGCTGAGAACGCCGGGCCGCGCCCGGTCGAGGTGGCGCTGCTGGCCTCGGTGTTCATCGTCTCGGCTTGCGGGCTGGTGTACGAGCTGGCGGCGGGCGCGCTGGCCTCCTACCTGCTGGGCGACTCGGTGCTGCAGTTTTCCACCGTCATCGGCACGTATTTGTTTGCCATGGGCGTGGGCTCGTATTTGTCGCGCTTTTTCGAGCGCCAGTTGCCCGCGCATTTTTTGCGCATAGAACTGCTGGTTGCGCTCATCGGAGGGGCGCTGCCAGCTCTTCTTTTTATAGCAAACGCCTATTTGCCCGGCGCTTTCCGCCCGCTGCTGTACAGCCTGGTGTTGCTGGTGGGCACGCTGGTGGGGCTGGAGATTCCGCTGGTGATGCGCATCCTGCAGCGCAATGTGGCCCTGAAGGATCTGGTGTCGCAGGTGCTGACTTTCGACTACCTGGGCGCGCTGGCGGTGTCGCTGGCGTTTCCGCTGCTGCTGGTGCCGCACCTGGGCCTGATCCGCACCGGGTTGCTGTTTGGCCTGATGAACGCTGCCGTGGCGCTGTGGGCGCTGTGGCTGTTTCGGCACGATTTGCGCCAGTTCAAAGCCCATGCTCTGGCCTGCGGCTTGACACTGGCCGCCCTGGCAGCCGCCATGGCCGCCGCCGACTTTATCACCACCTGGGCCGAAGACAAGCTCTACCAGGACCGCGTGGTGATCGCCACCACCACGCCCTACCAGCGCATCGTGGTCACGCACGGCGCGGGCGAGGGCAAAGCGGGCTACCGGCTGTTTTTGAACGGCAACCTGCAGTTTGCCCAGCGCGACGAATACCGCTACCACGAGGCCCTGGTGCACCCGGTGATGTCCGCCCAGGGCGCGCCCAAAAAGGTAGCTGTACTGGGCGGCGGCGACGGCATGGCGGTGCGTGAAATCTTGAAATACCCCGGCGTGGAGAGCATCACCCTGGTCGAGCTGGACCCGGCCATGACCCATTTGTTCCAAACCCAGCCTGCGCTGGTGCAGCTCAACGGCGGCGCGCTGCTGTCCCCCAAGGTGCACATCGTCAACACCGATGCATTCAACTGGCTGCAAACCACCACCGAGACCTTCGACGTGGTCATCGTGGACTTCCCCGACCCGACCAACTTCGCCATCGGCAAGCTCTATACCAACTCGTTCTACAGCCTGCTGGACCAGCGCCTGGCCGCCAGCGGCTACGCCGTCATCCAGACCACCTCGCCCCTGGTGGCCCGCCGCAGCTTCTGGACCGTGGCCACCACTATCGAGTCCGTGGGCCTGACCGCCACGCCCTACCACGCCCACGTACCCAGCTTTGGCGAATGGGGTTACATCATTGCCAGCCGCCGCTCCTACCGCATGCCCACCACGCTGCCCGAGGGTCTGCGCTTCTTGAGCCCGCACAGCCTGCCCGCGCTGTTCGACTTCCCGCTGGACATGGCCCGCGTGCCGACCGAGGTGAACCGCCTGTCGAACCAGGTACTGGTGACGACGTACGAGGCGGAATGGGGGCGCGTCGCAGCCCGTTAG
- a CDS encoding delta(1)-pyrroline-2-carboxylate reductase family protein has protein sequence MQILNAEQTARALPYAQLVPAVARAAQELAQQQINAPERLVVPMAEGGVLLAMPAVAQDLSVTKLVTVHPGNAAHGLPVIQGEVVVMDSATGRRLALLDGPTVTARRTAAVTLLGIQTLAVHKPATALLIGTGAQAAAHADALVEHLGIAQFWVAGRSLASAQAFCTALQKRHPQVQAVAVDDLEHALPPTDLVLALTTSRTPVIPAHIADHTLAIGVGAFKPDMAEFPPALLHSRQIVVDDLGGAQHEAGDLLQAGVDWSQVRSLASVLASPLPPSKLAPVFKTVGQAAWDLAAARVAITAL, from the coding sequence ATGCAAATTTTGAACGCCGAACAGACCGCCCGGGCCTTGCCCTATGCCCAGCTGGTGCCCGCCGTGGCCCGGGCTGCACAGGAGCTGGCGCAGCAGCAGATCAACGCCCCCGAGCGCCTGGTGGTACCCATGGCCGAGGGCGGTGTACTGCTGGCCATGCCCGCCGTGGCGCAGGACCTGAGCGTCACCAAGCTGGTCACCGTGCACCCGGGCAATGCCGCCCACGGCCTGCCGGTGATCCAGGGCGAGGTGGTGGTGATGGACAGCGCCACCGGCCGCCGCCTGGCCCTGCTGGACGGCCCTACCGTCACCGCCCGCCGCACGGCTGCCGTTACGCTGCTGGGCATCCAGACACTGGCCGTGCACAAGCCCGCGACGGCCCTGCTGATCGGCACCGGAGCCCAGGCTGCCGCCCATGCGGATGCGCTGGTGGAGCACCTGGGAATCGCCCAGTTCTGGGTGGCGGGCCGCAGCCTGGCATCCGCCCAGGCCTTTTGCACAGCGTTACAGAAGCGGCACCCGCAGGTCCAGGCGGTGGCGGTGGACGATCTGGAACACGCCTTGCCCCCCACCGACCTGGTGCTGGCCCTGACCACCTCGCGCACGCCGGTGATTCCCGCCCACATCGCCGACCACACCCTGGCCATCGGCGTGGGGGCTTTCAAACCCGACATGGCGGAATTTCCCCCGGCGCTGCTGCACAGCCGCCAGATCGTGGTGGACGACCTGGGTGGGGCGCAACACGAAGCGGGTGACCTGCTGCAAGCGGGCGTGGACTGGAGCCAGGTGCGCAGCCTGGCATCGGTGTTGGCCTCTCCCTTGCCTCCCTCCAAACTCGCCCCGGTGTTCAAAACCGTGGGCCAGGCGGCGTGGGATTTGGCGGCGGCGCGGGTGGCCATTACCGCCCTCTAA